tttttttttttttcatttagccTTTACAAATTATACATTCAATTGTGCTTTGATAAATGGGATTTCCCAGGGTTTgctggccttttttttttgggagaaagagagagttttggttttttttttttgggggggggggggggggggggggggggggggttgtgtGGTTTAGATATCTGTAGATCTATTTAAAAGGCTGTGCTCCCAGGGCATGGATTCTGGTTTCGTTCACCACATTGGCAAGTTTGACCTTCATATAGTACTATCAATCATGGTGTGATTGAGGCAGTTACACAATTTTTTTGCAATGTCATGTTAATTAGGTTTGTAAATGGGCATTCACTGCTAATTACAATTGATATGTTGCAGGGATTTAGTGTGAATCAGGGGCAACAGGACCATGGTTTTCCCCCGATTGGTGAATGCAAAAACCTGTCTCCAGAAGTCCGGGATGTGGCAATAAATAACTTGGAAGGGTCTACGCATTTGGACTACCATCAGTTTGATTTGCATCAAGACTTTGAGCACAACTTCTACTCTGGTTTTAGTGGTACCAGTTTGTCTGGGGAGGATACCGTTCCTCATGTTTCTAGCTATCTCCCAAGTATATGCCCACCACCTTCTGCTTTCTTAGGCCCAAAATGTGCCCTTTGGGATTGCCCAAGGCCTGCTCAAGGCTTGGACTGGTGTCAAGACTATTGCAATAGCTATCATGCAGCTTTAGCATTGAATGAAGGTCCACCTGGCATGGGTCCAGTTCTAAGACCCGGAGGCATTGGCCTGAAGGATGCTCTACTTTTTGCTGCTCTTGGTGCAAAGGCACAGGGAAAAGATGTTGGTATCCCAGAATGTGAGGGAGCTGCAACTGCAAAGTCTCCATGGAATGCACCTGGTAGGTTTTATTTTTGGCTTTCCATTTTTTATATGCCAGGTGATTTTTATTCGTTGGAAATGAATGTATTCTGAACTTTGATGACATCATTTTTATGCTGATCGGTTGATTTTGCTATATGATTGCAGAACTCTTTGATCTTTTAGTTCTGGAAGGTGAAACAATTAGGGAATGGCTCTTTTTTGATAAACCTCGTAGGGCATTTGAGAGTGGGAACAGAAAGCAGAGGTCTTTGCCAGATTACAGTGGGCGTGGTTGGCATGAGTCAAGGAAGCAGGTGATGAATGAATATGGGGGCCTGAAGAGATCATACTATATGGATCCACAACCACTTAACCATTTTGAGTGGCACCTCTATGAATATGAGATCAATAAGTGTGATGCTTGTGCTTTGTATAGATTGGAACTGAAGCTTGTTGATGGGAAGAAGAATTCCAAGGGGAAAATAACCAATGATTCAGTTGTTGATCTGCAGAAGCAGATGGGAAGGCTCTCTGCTGAATTTCCATCTGATGATAAGCGCTGTGTGAAGGGGAGGGCCAAAGTTAATACAAAGGTTGGTGTGTACCCTGTTCCAAATCGAGTGACACCAACAAATGGAACATTTGAGTTCGGGGTAAATGCACCATATGATTATCCTGTCGAGAATATAGGTGACTATTACCTGACGTAGTTATAGAAGCTTGAATGGATGTTGAACATGCTGGATGATGTTAGTTTAGTACATTAGCAGCAGTGggttgtcttttttcttttcacttgttCGGTTTCTGCAATTTCGCCTTCAATAACAGGAAGTGAAGCTCATTTTTTCTCCACTTTGGAGAATTGTGAATAGCTCATTCTCACATGAAGTATTAGACTGTCCCGATACTGGAGCTTGTTTCTAACTTGGAAAGATGGTGATAAACAGAGAAAATGGGTGTTTTTTGTTCGGTCCATTCTTAGAACTAATCGTGATGTTTTGAACGTTGTGTACCAGTTACTTCCTCCAAAACTGGAATAGGTAGGTGAAACTGTTGCTATACTTTATCCTTCATCTTTTCTGTTTTCAAATTATGCCGATGATGTAGGCCTTTGGCAAGTTAATGACGGTCTACAATATGTACTGTGGCTGGCTAGTATATAATGTTATCTATTTACTGGATGTTGAAGTATATCTTTTCAGTTATCATACCATGATTAATCAAGAATTTGCAGATCAATATTGTTTTTGAGTTTTCACTGTTGGCGTCTGCGATGCTTGGTGTGGAGGTTTGCCTCTTAGGAGTGAAGTCGAGAACCATCTGGCTCTTGCAGTTTCACGGTGCTCTTGGGTAAGAACTTCACTCTCTACCATGTAATCCATTCCGATAGTCTTAGATCAAGTTCGTATAAGCAAGCAACATGACGGTTGCGACTCATTGCCTTGttgaggagggagggaggaactGCGGTTCGTCCACTCCATCTTTATTGTGGTTTCACTGCATAAAAGCAAGCTGTACACTACGAAGGACCTAACGGGAAATTGCAagaaattattagatttttttagtaagaaaaaaattagtagatagttataaaatattatgtcATTACAATTATTTCTGTAAACACTAATATTTCGCGACATAGTATGATGTAATAAGACGTCAGCACCACATGTCTGTACTACTACAAGGGCCTATTCTTTCAAATATATACTACTAATTTACAAatttacttctttaattattaaattaaaaaaataaaaataaaataaacgtgCAGTCAAAATGGAAGAACAAGATCGCGGGACAAGTTAAGAATACGAAATTTGTGTACACAGATTCCTCGTATAAGCAATATTTTCATTGATCATATAAacggtttaaaaaaaaaaaacaaaacaaactgtCCACGTAAGAGTTCTTGTATCCAGGCTCCATGTCCTaacactttttaattattttctcactataacatgaaattagatgaaaatacaGAAGGATTAGGATTATTAGAGTTTGTGTTGGGTTTTGAGTAATGTTAATCAATTGCGACAGAAATGCGAAAAAGTTACCCAAAAGCATCTCACTCCGTTTATAGAAGGGTGATCAAAGTTCAACCTAAGCTTTTGGATAGGAAGAGCAAATCAAAGTAGCCTCTCAagaatttgttattattataagaaaaattatattatcatatataaagcaaatacacttaataaaatatttaaaataatgttattaaaTTATCTGAAACTTATTGTTTAAATGAATCTCTTGACATGACACTTTATATGGTGTAacgtgatttattaaaaaaaaaaaattaaaaacatagcATGCATAAAGAgaacttaaaatttcaattttcatctttttctatttttaaatgcTTCAaatgcttttttcttttgtcaGTTGGCCATATATGGTTGTGCCACGTGAAGAGGGCAATTTGAATGCTAAATTTCAAATAGTTCAGTAGTagcacataaatatttatagaataatttgattcgaaatataaattttaaaatttaatttttataaattaaatgtaATCATTTAAATGACGTTAATAGTATATTGTTAGATACaagtatgaaaataaaatttttcttgttctattattattttattttattttttttacaaaatttctgTTCTTATTTATTTCACACTTCTTAGAGGTAAAATCCTaaatactgaaaaaaaaaataaataaaaaaatccatggAGTACACTGTACAGTCTGATCAAGGACTTATCCAAAGTACACCTCAGAGCCAATGTCACCCAACTGAACAGGTGGCAGTGGCATCATTTACACGACTTGTTTCTTGCAAGCGGAGCAAGCGACCCAACACCCTCACCTTCAGCAAAGCAGCACCGAGAGCAAGACTCAAGTTTCGAGTTTCGACCGTTCGAGGTAGCAGCCCACCACGGAAAAACAGAGCATTCACTATGAGTGATCAACACCAGGACCCCAAGCCGCCCCAAAACTTgccctcttcttcctcttcttcaaataaAATTCCCGGCAACGGCACCGACTTCTCGGGTCACAAGGCCCGATACCCGAACCCCCCGGACGCTTCGAATCCGGACCCCGCAACGCTCCGAGAGCAATGGAGGTTCGCTATCAAACAGTACAGCAGGTGGTACTCCAGCGCCTGGGGCACCGCCATTCTCGCTGGCATCTCTTTCTTCGCCCTCGGTTGGATCATCAAGGGTTCCAATCCCCTCCCTTCTTTCCGCGATAAGCACCCCGAGCCTTCCTCCTCTTCCGCTTCTTCATCTACCGATGATGCAAGTGAAGCTCGCCCATGAAGTCGGTGGGTTGTTCTGTTATCTATGTCCCTGGGCGTGTATATAGGTTTTTTTGGGAACTTTTGCTGTGTTTCTTTTGACAGGTTCGAGGACTTGTTTGCTACGTTTCTTTTGAGATTTGATCAATAATTAGCTATTCTGTAAATCATGATTCCAATTGTCGAGTTTTTACTTTGGGAACGTGTCATCCCCGTTTCTAATATTTTGGATTGAATTGGTATTTGTCGAATTCTAAAGGTTGTTTTCGTGTTACTCTGAAGTGTTCAAACTTTTAGGCCTTGTGCAACACTGGAGTTCTGATTTACATAGCTTTGGCCTAGTGATTTAATTATCAATACGCTGCGCAGATCAGTAGATGATGATAATTGATAAAGGCATAACCTACGAATGGGAATCTTTCGGTTATGTGAGTTGTGATGTCTGAGTGTAGGATTAATAGATTTGATTACTTCAGAAGTGCCTGCTGAGTTTTCCTGGTGATGGTAAAATGTGGCTTTCTTGAGTGTAGACCTCTGTTTTGTCATGTTGAATACTTCATGGGGGTTTTTCTAGAGGTCTAGGCAATGTTACTTTATGGCATTTTGAGCCTAAGAGCtgaaaatagtttgaattggAAAGGGAGTTTTCTCATAGTTGGTTATCTACTGGTTTGACAGTTTGTGTGAATTTGGTGTGTCTTCCTTCAGAGTTGGTATTATTTTGGTTGTAGCATAGCTCTTCATGTGATGCAATATGATAGCTCTTCATGCTACTCTATTCATATCCCTGTTATTAAGTTATTCATGGTGCAATAGTGATTGCAGGTGCCTCAGCAATAAGGAAGATAGCCACTCAATCCATCGGTCTCAGAACTGAACCTTCAACTGATTTTGGTGTTCATTGTCTTGAAAGTATCataacttttttgttttagatgCCAAAGGTACAATATGATGGTTCCGTCCAAATTATGGGATATGTTTGCGTGTGATTCACCATAGATGTCGTGGATAGTCTAAGGCATGGTGTGCCATGCAAGGTTCATTGTATATTTGCAGCTCAAggttttttaaagttgtttggTAAATGATGTTCATCTTTGCCCGAGAAGTTTCTCCCCCagctttacttatcaaaaaaaaaaaaagtttctctCCCAGCTTTAGCTCGTTGCTTTTTAGTTTAAAATCAAGGAAAAGAGAGGATATCGAAGCAGACTTGTTCTCGAAGATCCGCAAATACTTCCAAATTCTATTGAATTCAGCAAGATTTCAACTCTACTAGTAAGCTCaaggaaaatttaaaaacacagCTTCTTTTCTCTTGGTGTTTATTAGTGCAGCTAGAAACATATTTTGTAGTCGGACGTCTGACGTCCCAATGTTGTTCATTCCTAAGGAGGTAGCTTTCAGGACGACTACTCTTGACAATTCCTACCGTGGGATCGATCGTCCTGGGGGGTGCCGTTCTTCGGCTTCTAGGTCAGAGTTGAGCGGGTGGATTGATGGCCCATGCAACCCCTATAACTTTGACGCAAGGGCGGGCATAAAAACATTACAATATGACAAAGCAGAGAAAATATAAAGCACAcgagaagattgagaaaatgTTTCTAAGAGAAAATGAATTCTTCATATGTTATCACTGTACAGAATGggcatatatatagatatttacaTAACAGAATTGTTTGTAAAGACTAGTCTTATTGTGACACGTAGTCCTACTATTTATTCTTTCTGTTACAAGGATTGTTCTCAAATATTCTAGATGATTCTTGATGCTCTGTTCGTGATATTGCTGGTGCTTTAATATCCCTCCTCGATTCGAGCGGGACTGAGACAAGTTTGAGACTGGATCGAAGAAGAGAGAAGCGGGCAGTAGACAAAGGTTTGGTGAGGATGTCTGCTACTTGGTCTTTGCTGGAGACAAAGGCGACATGTAAGGATTTGGCAGCAactctttcacgtacaaagtgatAGTCGAGTTCGACAtgctttgttcttgagtgtAAAACCGGATGCATGGAGAGATAAGTTGCTCCTATGTTGTCGCACCAAAGAGTGGGAGGCTCCGATAGACCAAtaccaagttctttcagaaGTGACTGTAACCAAAGAATCTCGCAAGTAGTATTAGCTACGGATTTGTACTCAGCTTCGGTAGAGGATCGAGCTATGGTAGGCTGTTTTTTTGAACCCCATGAAACTAAATGGTTTCCAAAATAAATGCAGAAACCTCCAGTGGATCGCCTATCATCTGGGCAACCAGCCCAGTCAGCATCAGAGTAGGCTGTCAATTTAGTGGAAGATGAGGAAGACAAAAAAAGACCAAGATCACGAGTTGAATTAAGATAACGCAGAATGCGTTTTACAGCCGTCCAATGTGGAAGACGTGGATTATGCATATATTGAAAAACACGATTTACAGCAAAGGAAATGTCAGGACGAGTGAAAGCAAGATATTGCAAGCTTCCAACGACACTACGATACCATTCTGGATCCTCAAAAGTACATCCATCTAAGGTGGTGAGTTTATCAGAACAGGACATGGGAGTTGTTACAGCCTTAGAGGTATGCATGTTGGTACGTTTAAGTAAATCAATGATATACTTAGTTTGAGACAAAAATAAACCAGAAGGGGTCCGTTTCGCTTCAATACTAAGGAAGTAATGTAGTGACCCGAGATCTTTGACAGGAAAATATGTGCTGAGTGCAGAGATAAATTGAGCAATTAATTGAGAACTAGAACCAGTGACCaagatgtcatcaacatatattaaAAGATATATGCAATCAGAaccattttgtaaaataaacaaagaggAATCAGCACGAGAGCTATGAAAACCAAGAGTAAGTAATCTATCACTGAGTTTTGCAAACCAGGCTCTTGGAGCCTGTTTTAAACCATAGATAGATTTATTTAACTTACAGACATGAAGAGGAAAATCAGGATTCACGAACCCAGGGGGCTGTTTCATGTAGACTGTTTTTGCAAGGTCACCGTGAAGAAACGCATTTTGTATGTCAAGTTGATGCAGAGCCCAATTAGAAGAAATAGCAACAGATAGGATAAGACGTATAGTGGTTGGTTTAACAACTGGACTAAATGTCTCAGAATAATCTAGTCCATGCTGTTGATGAAACCCTTGAGCCACAAGACGGGCTTTACGTCTCTCAATGGTTCCATCAGCATGccgttttgtttttaaaatccaCTTTGAGCCAAGAATATTGTAAGTAGGAGAGAAAGGTACCAAGGTCCATGTCTGATTTTGAAGGAGCGCATCAAGTTCGGACGTCATAGCAGATCGCCATTCGTGATGCTTAGACGCTTCGGTATATGAGGATGGTTCTTCTGGAACCGAAGTAGAAGATTTAGTGAGAGAGGCTGAAGGTTTTGAAGATGGCCAAGGAATGGTGCCATCTGTTCGTTGACGAGGACAAAGGGACTGGGTTTGAGACCGGGTAACCATAGGATGCCGAGGGGGACAAGGAACGGATTCTAAGTCAGTAGAGGAAGGTAAAGTATCAGGCATTTGTGgttgtgaagaagaagaattttcgGGAGATGTTGACTGAGGTATGAAGTACTCGGTTTGTGAGGGAAGCTCGAGAGAGGGTGGGTGAGATTGAGGAACTCGGAGTTGGTTAATGGGAGGTGATGATGGTGACGAGGTGGAGCCATCGGTGAGCGGAGGAAGAGCAATAGATTTTGGCTGAGATGAAGGCTCAGATCCTGGAGTGAGGTTGTGGGTGGCGGCTGAGTTAGatgttgaagaagaagaggctGTCGAGAAACCCTGGGAGTTATCTGAAGGATTAGTGGATGACATGGTATGGATCGGGTTATACAAAGTAGTTGGGCTTAGAGAGGAACCGGGTGAATATGTGAGAGGATCTGGGTTTGCCGTAGGAGTGGGCCTTTTTGAGAAAGGAAAAGTATTTTCATTGAACTGGACATCTCTAGAAATAAAAGTGCGGCCCGTTTCTGTGTGAAAACAGATATAGCCCTTGTGATCTGGGCTATATCCCATGAACACACATTCTTTAGATCGATAATCCATTTTATGAGAGTTAAAAGGTCTGAGATTGGGCCAGCAGGCACACCCAAACACCTTGAGGAAGGTGTAGTCCGGATGTTGGCCCATTAGAGTATAAAAAGGAGAAGTATTTTGCAAAATAGGTGTAGGGAGACGATTGATTAGATAAGTAGCAGTTTGAAAAGCTTCGGCCCAATATTTATGTGGGACAGAAGCATGAGAGAGTAAGGATAGACCCGTCTCGACAATATGACGATGACGACGTTCAACACtcccattttgttgatgagaGTATGGGCATGTAATACGATGAGAAATACCCAATGTGCGAAAAATTGCTTGAAGGGGTCGAAATTCACCCCCTCCATCGGTTTGAACCGAAGTGATGCTGGAAGAGAATTGATTTTTAACAAAGGTAATAAAAGCAGGAACAATGTTAGAAacatttgattttaatggcatgggaAAATACCATATGAACTTGGAATAGTCATCTatgattgaaagaaaataacGAGCTCCCTTCGTTGACAATGTAGACGAGggaccccaaacatcaaaaAACAATAATTGAAAAGGATAGGTAGAACGGCTAGGAGAGGGAGGATGAGGTAGAGCATGTGCTTTGGCCGAGGTACAAGCTGAGCAAGGTTGAAGAGAGGTTGATGTGTTGAGAGGTAGACTGTGTTGACGAAGAATGAAGGACGTTGTGCGTGAGCTTGGATGACCTAGCCTGGAGTGCCAGAGCTGGGCTGAAGTGCGACATCCCATATGTGCTTGAGGAGTTGAAATAGAGGGGGAAGACGTGAGCTCTGCACCTGTCCGTAGCACATACAAACCGTCTTCAACATGGCCCTGAAGAAGTACCGCCCGGGTGCATGAATCCTTCACATAGAAAACAGaagagtgaaattcaaaatagACTCTATTGTCTTGACAGAACTGACGAACTGAGAGTAGATTTCGGGAAATCATAGGAACATGTAACAAATTATTTAAGAGAAATTTTccagaagaagaaataaattgaGCCGAGCCTGTGCTTTGAATTGGTAGATTCGAACCATCTCCGATGCTCACTGTGTCGGTGCCTTGATAAGTTGACGCATCCATATTAAGGTTCTGAAAATCGGAGGTGAAGTGATGGGATGCTGCTGAGTCTGGAAACCAGGTAGTATTTTGTGGTGAATGAGGCTGTATGGCCGTGTAGTTTGCAGTGAAAGAGTGAGGAGGAGGGGATTGAAATCCGTGGTCAAACCTGTAATGACAGGTGACAGCTGTGTGCCCTCCTTTTTGACATACTTGACAGATGGATTTATTATAGAAAGGGGAACTATTGGGTCGAGGGCTGGAAAGAATTCCTCTACCATTATGACAAGCACGACCACGACCTCGAGAAGCATTGGTGCGACCTCGATTGAAAGAATTACTGGGTGAGTTTTTAATGGTAGTATTGGCTGTAAGAGATGTGCCAGAGAGTAGAGATTGAGTCTGATGAGTGAGTCGAGACTCATGATTTAAGAGATAACTATAGATTTGATGTGGAGATAAGGCATCTGCTCTAGTGGTGAGGGAAGTGACTAGACTCTCGTAATCTGTACCAAGTCCGGCCAGAAGGTAGATGGCGAGCTCGGAATCGTCTAGAGGACGTCCCGCAGCTGCTAGAGTAGAAGCAAGAGATCTGACTTTATTATAATAGTCAGTCACGGAATCTGCTCCTTTCTTGATGGTGGCTAATTGAAACTTAGTATGAATGAGGTGAGCAGATGATTTGGCAGCAAAAATGTTTTGCAAGGTTGTCCATACCTCACATGAGGTAGAACAATCTAGAACTTGTGCCAGAACAGAGTTGGACAGCGAGGAATTAATAGTAGACATTATCAACTTATCCTGAAGACGCCATTGTTTATGAGCTGGATTTGGTTTATCATGGAGTGTTGCCGGAGGTTGTGGAAGTGAGCCATCAACATATGGAAAAAGTTGATGTCCTTCCAAAAATGGCACGATTTGAGCTTTCCATAACAGAAAGTTCTCAGTCGTAAGTTTGATATTGATGAAGTGGGAAGCAATATTGAGAATGGAAGGATTGAGAGATGGTTCGTTTTCAGTAGCGGAAGCCAtcggaaagaaaaaaaaaaaaaatttagacgtGAGTCGTAAGGCTCATGATACCATGACAAAGCAGAGAAAATATAAAGCACAcgagaagattgagaaaatgTTTCTAAGAGAAAATGAATTCTTCATATGTTATCACTGTACAGAATGggcatatatatagatatttacaTAATAGAATTGTTTGTAAAGACTAGTCTTATTGTGACACGTAGTCCTACTATTTATTCTTTCTGTTACAAGGATTGTTCTCAAATATTCTAGATGATTCTTGATGCTCTGTTCGTGATATTGCTGGTGCCTTAATACTATACAACATTTTGTCCCTGATATCAAGGAGATGGGAGGGAGGATCATCATTTTAGCATTCATAACAACCAGTCACTCGATATAACATTGAAGTTTAGTAATTTTAGTAAATACAATGAGGGAAACGTGGGGACAAAGGTATTCCAAATTGAATCAACGAAAAGAACAAGTTCTGTTACATTTTCCGAGCATTATGTTCAAACAGTTAATATtctgttagaaaaaaaaaattataataaaaattaaaaatttattaatccacataacaagtacacatgaagtatataagagaaaaatattctgtgagtaatattattcttcattttaaattttgtcaTCTTTATACTTGTTAATACAACACATTTTCAGTGGTTTCATATGCCTACCATTTAGATGGACAACCATTTAAAATGTGCTACATTAACGAGTATAACTGTGAATGATCAAATCTAAGAAAGAACATTATTTCTCATGTTCTGTAGACAACATTTTCTTCCGCTTGTACAACAATATAAACAGTGCATAGAATCTCAAAGATGATATATGGTTTAGA
This genomic interval from Carya illinoinensis cultivar Pawnee chromosome 10, C.illinoinensisPawnee_v1, whole genome shotgun sequence contains the following:
- the LOC122278223 gene encoding transcription factor VOZ1-like isoform X2 encodes the protein MMGKGSKSNCKSASHRLFKDKAKNRVDDLQGMFMDLQFARKESRSADVAVLEEQVHQMLREWKAELNEPSPASSLQQGGSLGSFSSDICRLLQLCEEEDDATSPLAAPKLEPNDQSVQVRDSVMFLEGFSVNQGQQDHGFPPIGECKNLSPEVRDVAINNLEGSTHLDYHQFDLHQDFEHNFYSGFSGTSLSGEDTVPHVSSYLPSICPPPSAFLGPKCALWDCPRPAQGLDWCQDYCNSYHAALALNEGPPGMGPVLRPGGIGLKDALLFAALGAKAQGKDVGIPECEGAATAKSPWNAPELFDLLVLEGETIREWLFFDKPRRAFESGNRKQRSLPDYSGRGWHESRKQVMNEYGGLKRSYYMDPQPLNHFEWHLYEYEINKCDACALYRLELKLVDGKKNSKGKITNDSVVDLQKQMGRLSAEFPSDDKRCVKGRAKVNTKVGVYPVPNRVTPTNGTFEFGVNAPYDYPVENIGDYYLT
- the LOC122278223 gene encoding transcription factor VOZ1-like isoform X3, whose protein sequence is MFKFCIDTYVICGGSLGSFSSDICRLLQLCEEEDDATSPLAAPKLEPNDQSVQVRDSVMFLEGFSVNQGQQDHGFPPIGECKNLSPEVRDVAINNLEGSTHLDYHQFDLHQDFEHNFYSGFSGTSLSGEDTVPHVSSYLPSICPPPSAFLGPKCALWDCPRPAQGLDWCQDYCNSYHAALALNEGPPGMGPVLRPGGIGLKDALLFAALGAKAQGKDVGIPECEGAATAKSPWNAPELFDLLVLEGETIREWLFFDKPRRAFESGNRKQRSLPDYSGRGWHESRKQVMNEYGGLKRSYYMDPQPLNHFEWHLYEYEINKCDACALYRLELKLVDGKKNSKGKITNDSVVDLQKQMGRLSAEFPSDDKRCVKGRAKVNTKVGVYPVPNRVTPTNGTFEFGVNAPYDYPVENIGDYYLT
- the LOC122278223 gene encoding transcription factor VOZ1-like isoform X1; translated protein: MMGKGSKSNCKSASHRLFKDKAKNRVDDLQGMFMDLQFARKESRSADVAVLEEQVHQMLREWKAELNEPSPASSLQQVSVGGSLGSFSSDICRLLQLCEEEDDATSPLAAPKLEPNDQSVQVRDSVMFLEGFSVNQGQQDHGFPPIGECKNLSPEVRDVAINNLEGSTHLDYHQFDLHQDFEHNFYSGFSGTSLSGEDTVPHVSSYLPSICPPPSAFLGPKCALWDCPRPAQGLDWCQDYCNSYHAALALNEGPPGMGPVLRPGGIGLKDALLFAALGAKAQGKDVGIPECEGAATAKSPWNAPELFDLLVLEGETIREWLFFDKPRRAFESGNRKQRSLPDYSGRGWHESRKQVMNEYGGLKRSYYMDPQPLNHFEWHLYEYEINKCDACALYRLELKLVDGKKNSKGKITNDSVVDLQKQMGRLSAEFPSDDKRCVKGRAKVNTKVGVYPVPNRVTPTNGTFEFGVNAPYDYPVENIGDYYLT
- the LOC122278227 gene encoding uncharacterized protein LOC122278227 → MEYTVQSDQGLIQSTPQSQCHPTEQVAVASFTRLVSCKRSKRPNTLTFSKAAPRARLKFRVSTVRGSSPPRKNRAFTMSDQHQDPKPPQNLPSSSSSSNKIPGNGTDFSGHKARYPNPPDASNPDPATLREQWRFAIKQYSRWYSSAWGTAILAGISFFALGWIIKGSNPLPSFRDKHPEPSSSSASSSTDDASEARP